The Methanocella arvoryzae MRE50 genome includes a region encoding these proteins:
- a CDS encoding metal ABC transporter substrate-binding protein, producing MIHWRLSSILLMVLLSISLIAPACSAQQADEMIAPVCSAQQADEKLKVVCTTSVLQDPVQFIGGEKVEAISVADPTMCPHLQADILPNRLQLNREFIRTADLFVAYGDNNDVSYNMPAVNDFMKANGYGNVTWVESAAPGAGWNTPEKSKALAAEVKGWLVAEDPANQDYYEQRYVEYVKTFDAAGPTAEEREQLGQTEVIVMFWQKDPVENWLGMKVVNFFAPEFVMNGTKTPAKLVDDINANPEKYRNVKYVIENMQSTELAKGVEEALKDKGINAKRVIFTNFPGSVPDTTTMADVLKYNKLLVLEQERTPAAAETTPAGAVAILAGLAAGSLAAAGKRRR from the coding sequence ATGATACACTGGCGATTATCCTCAATTCTATTGATGGTGCTGCTATCGATCTCACTGATAGCTCCTGCCTGCTCTGCCCAGCAGGCAGACGAGATGATAGCTCCTGTCTGCTCTGCCCAGCAGGCAGACGAGAAACTAAAAGTCGTGTGCACGACCTCAGTTCTCCAGGACCCCGTCCAGTTCATCGGCGGGGAGAAAGTCGAGGCCATCTCGGTGGCCGACCCGACGATGTGCCCGCACCTCCAGGCAGACATCCTGCCCAACCGGCTCCAGCTCAACAGAGAGTTCATCCGGACGGCCGACCTGTTCGTGGCTTACGGCGATAACAACGACGTATCGTACAATATGCCCGCGGTCAACGACTTCATGAAGGCCAACGGCTACGGTAACGTTACCTGGGTGGAGTCAGCCGCCCCGGGCGCCGGCTGGAACACTCCGGAGAAGTCGAAAGCCCTTGCAGCAGAAGTGAAGGGCTGGCTCGTCGCCGAAGACCCGGCTAACCAGGACTACTACGAGCAGCGGTACGTCGAATACGTGAAAACGTTCGACGCCGCCGGCCCGACCGCCGAAGAGCGGGAGCAGCTCGGCCAGACCGAGGTCATCGTCATGTTCTGGCAGAAAGACCCGGTCGAGAACTGGCTCGGCATGAAAGTGGTCAACTTCTTCGCCCCCGAGTTCGTCATGAACGGCACCAAGACTCCGGCGAAATTGGTTGATGACATCAACGCGAACCCCGAGAAGTACCGGAATGTAAAATATGTTATCGAGAACATGCAGTCCACCGAGCTCGCCAAGGGCGTGGAGGAGGCGCTGAAAGACAAGGGCATCAACGCGAAACGGGTGATCTTCACCAACTTCCCGGGCTCGGTGCCTGACACGACGACCATGGCCGATGTGCTCAAGTACAACAAGCTGCTGGTTTTAGAGCAGGAAAGGACCCCTGCTGCCGCTGAAACGACGCCCGCAGGCGCCGTAGCGATCCTCGCCGGACTTGCTGCCGGCAGTCTTGCAGCCGCCGGCAAACGTCGCCGTTAG
- a CDS encoding TetR/AcrR family transcriptional regulator produces the protein MIVGTTAERKEKEKEERRASIVDAAERLFSVKGYDSVRMDDVAKEAKLAKGTLYLYFENKEALYIAVVLRGVALLGEMIGAAMAREKKGISKTYAGGLAYYEFSRKYPFYFGMLLDAQQRSAVGTLSETVRDEFLHAKHRALQTTVEAVRVGIADGTIRPTAEPRKTALLLMEATTAMIRTSHEVHVTRGSPTATRDEIVYFTLDMLRQAIENKEKYR, from the coding sequence ATGATCGTGGGGACCACGGCAGAGCGAAAGGAGAAGGAAAAAGAAGAGCGCCGCGCTTCCATCGTCGACGCGGCCGAGCGGCTGTTCTCTGTGAAGGGCTACGACAGCGTCAGGATGGACGATGTGGCAAAAGAGGCTAAGCTGGCCAAGGGCACGCTTTACCTGTACTTCGAGAACAAGGAGGCGCTGTACATCGCAGTCGTCCTCCGGGGGGTCGCCCTCCTTGGAGAGATGATCGGAGCGGCCATGGCCCGGGAGAAGAAGGGGATCAGCAAGACCTACGCAGGCGGGCTGGCCTACTACGAGTTCTCCAGGAAATACCCCTTCTACTTCGGCATGCTGCTCGACGCCCAGCAGCGCAGCGCAGTCGGCACTCTGAGCGAGACCGTCCGGGACGAGTTCCTCCATGCCAAGCACCGGGCTCTGCAGACCACCGTCGAGGCGGTGAGGGTCGGAATAGCGGACGGCACCATCCGCCCGACGGCAGAGCCCCGCAAGACTGCGCTGCTCCTTATGGAAGCCACGACCGCCATGATCCGGACCTCCCACGAGGTCCATGTTACCAGGGGCAGTCCGACAGCGACGAGGGATGAGATCGTCTACTTCACCCTGGACATGCTGCGGCAGGCCATCGAGAATAAAGAGAAGTACCGGTGA
- a CDS encoding 3-isopropylmalate dehydratase small subunit: MKVWKFGDDVDTDAVIPGRFLIINDPRELAKHAFEGVRPEFREKVKPGDVIVAGENFGCGSSREHAPLALKGAGVRCVIAKSFARIFFRNSINIGVTLLECPDTDKISEGDVLEIDEKKGVILNKTKKEKYRVTPVPEFLAEIVQSGGLIEYARKMVDSRKKPAKKAAAAAGKKKPAGKKGAQ; encoded by the coding sequence ATGAAGGTCTGGAAGTTCGGAGACGACGTGGACACCGACGCAGTGATCCCCGGCCGTTTCCTCATCATCAACGATCCCAGAGAGCTGGCGAAGCACGCCTTCGAGGGCGTCAGGCCGGAGTTCCGGGAAAAAGTGAAGCCGGGCGACGTCATCGTCGCGGGAGAGAACTTCGGCTGCGGCTCTTCGAGAGAGCACGCCCCGCTGGCGCTGAAAGGCGCCGGAGTCAGGTGCGTCATCGCGAAGTCTTTTGCGAGAATATTCTTCAGGAACTCCATCAACATCGGCGTCACCCTGCTGGAGTGCCCCGACACCGATAAAATATCGGAGGGCGACGTTCTTGAGATCGACGAGAAGAAGGGCGTCATCCTGAATAAGACAAAGAAGGAGAAGTACAGGGTCACCCCGGTGCCCGAGTTCCTGGCGGAGATCGTCCAGAGCGGCGGGCTGATCGAGTACGCCCGCAAGATGGTCGACTCCAGGAAGAAGCCGGCGAAGAAAGCGGCGGCTGCGGCGGGCAAGAAGAAGCCGGCCGGCAAGAAGGGGGCTCAATAA
- a CDS encoding isocitrate/isopropylmalate dehydrogenase family protein, whose amino-acid sequence MVSYKVPVIAGDGIGPEVIAEGRKVIAAAQEVYNFDVEWIDMPFSADHYVKTGETISESSLKELSKYRAIFLGSIGDDRKVKPGVLEKGILLTMRFYYDQYVNLRPVKLMEGVETPLKGKTAADIDFYVVRENTEDFYVGIGGRSKKGTSKQELEVIRQMYSVKFGLDVETDSDEIAYQLGVVSKEGAKRIIEYSFDLANSRPKKHLSSVDKANVLTDIYGFWREVFTDTAAKYPDVKTDFNYVDAVTMWFVKNPEFFDVVVSPNMFGDIITDLGAMIQGGLGLAPGGNINPEGTSMFEPMGGSAPKYKGLNKVNPIATIWAGAMLLEHLGEKQAAAGIVDAIEQNLKEKKIRTYDLGGSAGTSDVGTDIARIVKQQGRQ is encoded by the coding sequence ATGGTTTCCTATAAAGTACCGGTCATCGCCGGCGACGGCATCGGCCCCGAAGTGATAGCAGAGGGCCGTAAAGTAATCGCAGCAGCCCAGGAAGTCTACAACTTCGACGTCGAGTGGATCGACATGCCGTTCAGCGCTGATCACTATGTGAAGACCGGGGAGACGATCAGCGAATCCTCGCTCAAGGAGCTCTCGAAGTACAGGGCGATCTTCCTCGGCTCGATCGGCGACGACAGGAAAGTCAAGCCTGGCGTGCTGGAGAAAGGCATCCTCCTCACCATGAGGTTCTACTACGACCAGTACGTGAATCTCAGGCCGGTCAAGCTCATGGAAGGCGTGGAGACCCCGCTGAAGGGCAAGACCGCGGCAGACATCGATTTCTACGTGGTGAGAGAGAACACCGAGGACTTCTACGTGGGCATCGGCGGCCGGAGCAAGAAGGGCACCAGCAAGCAGGAACTCGAGGTCATCAGGCAGATGTACTCCGTCAAGTTCGGCCTCGACGTGGAGACCGACAGCGACGAGATCGCCTACCAGCTCGGCGTCGTCTCTAAGGAGGGCGCGAAGCGGATCATCGAGTACTCCTTCGATCTCGCAAACTCGAGGCCGAAGAAGCACCTGTCCAGCGTGGACAAGGCGAACGTCCTGACGGACATCTACGGGTTCTGGAGAGAAGTCTTCACCGATACAGCGGCGAAATATCCCGATGTTAAGACGGACTTCAACTACGTAGACGCCGTAACTATGTGGTTCGTCAAGAACCCCGAGTTCTTCGACGTAGTCGTGTCCCCTAACATGTTCGGCGACATCATCACCGACCTCGGCGCCATGATCCAGGGCGGCCTCGGCCTCGCCCCCGGGGGCAATATTAATCCGGAGGGCACCAGCATGTTCGAGCCCATGGGCGGCTCCGCTCCTAAATATAAGGGTCTGAACAAGGTCAACCCCATAGCGACGATCTGGGCCGGCGCCATGCTGCTGGAGCACCTGGGAGAAAAGCAGGCGGCAGCAGGCATCGTCGACGCCATCGAGCAGAACCTGAAAGAGAAGAAGATCAGGACATACGACCTCGGCGGCTCTGCGGGAACGTCAGACGTCGGCACCGATATAGCGAGAATCGTCAAGCAGCAGGGGCGCCAATAA
- a CDS encoding 3-isopropylmalate dehydratase large subunit, whose protein sequence is MATKLTITEKIFGRASGKSVKAGDFVLADIDRAMTHDITGPLAVEGFYEIVKNQEEKKVWDPEKIVILFDHQVPADSLAAAQNHIMLRKFAKDQKIRHFYDVFEGVCHQVMPEKGHVEPGMLVVGSDSHTCAYGALGAFATGIGSTDMAAAFALGKLWFKVPETIRFEVNGRLDDRVSSKDVILKLIGDVGADGARYKACEYAGEVIESLDISQRMTISNMAIEMGGKAGIVEPDKKTEEYVKARVKGYKLDKNMKSDEGAKYADVREYDLSEMPPQVACPHNVDNVVDISEVEGKKIDQVFLGSCTNGRFEDLKIAAEIMGSKPVARGVRMIVIPASRTEYMKALRAGLIDQFMTAGAMVENPCCGPCMGGSFGLLGPGEVGLSTSNRNFKGRQGSADAFVYLSSPATAAASAIKGKITDPRSV, encoded by the coding sequence ATGGCCACCAAGCTGACAATCACTGAAAAGATCTTCGGCAGGGCCTCCGGGAAGAGCGTGAAGGCCGGCGATTTCGTGCTGGCCGACATAGACCGGGCGATGACTCACGACATCACCGGGCCGCTCGCCGTAGAGGGCTTCTACGAGATCGTGAAGAACCAGGAAGAGAAGAAGGTGTGGGATCCTGAGAAGATCGTCATCCTCTTCGACCACCAGGTGCCCGCGGACTCTCTCGCGGCGGCGCAGAACCACATCATGCTGCGCAAGTTCGCGAAAGACCAGAAGATCAGGCACTTCTACGACGTCTTCGAGGGCGTCTGCCACCAGGTCATGCCGGAGAAGGGCCACGTAGAGCCGGGCATGCTGGTCGTGGGCTCCGACTCGCATACGTGCGCCTACGGCGCGCTCGGCGCCTTCGCCACGGGCATCGGCTCCACAGACATGGCCGCCGCCTTTGCGCTGGGCAAGCTCTGGTTCAAGGTGCCCGAGACCATCAGGTTCGAGGTCAACGGCAGGCTGGACGATCGTGTGAGCAGCAAGGACGTCATACTCAAGCTCATCGGAGACGTCGGCGCGGATGGCGCACGCTATAAGGCCTGCGAGTACGCCGGCGAGGTCATCGAGAGCCTCGACATCTCCCAGCGGATGACGATCAGCAACATGGCCATCGAGATGGGCGGCAAGGCCGGCATCGTCGAGCCGGATAAGAAGACAGAGGAGTACGTGAAGGCCAGGGTCAAGGGCTACAAGCTCGACAAGAACATGAAGAGCGACGAAGGCGCGAAATATGCCGACGTACGGGAGTACGATCTCTCGGAGATGCCCCCGCAGGTCGCCTGCCCCCACAACGTGGACAACGTGGTCGACATCTCTGAGGTAGAGGGCAAGAAGATCGACCAGGTGTTCCTGGGCAGCTGCACCAACGGCCGGTTCGAGGACCTCAAGATAGCGGCCGAGATCATGGGGTCTAAACCCGTTGCCAGAGGCGTGCGGATGATCGTCATCCCGGCGTCGAGGACCGAATACATGAAGGCCCTGAGAGCTGGCCTGATCGACCAGTTCATGACCGCCGGCGCTATGGTCGAGAACCCGTGCTGCGGGCCGTGCATGGGCGGCTCCTTCGGGCTGCTCGGGCCGGGAGAGGTAGGCCTTTCCACCTCGAACAGGAATTTTAAGGGCAGGCAGGGCAGCGCGGACGCGTTCGTGTACCTGAGCTCGCCCGCAACCGCGGCGGCCTCTGCGATTAAAGGCAAGATCACCGACCCGAGGAGCGTGTGA
- a CDS encoding nucleoside 2-deoxyribosyltransferase, giving the protein MRLFLAGPFFDDEEVERLDKVKARLEDLGFEVYSTSHRNQRIDLRKPEEKSRRFRLLCEEIRRSDGVFAVLDGRDAGTIWEMGYAFSAGKPVIAFAEEEGFFSLMIDQSATYLVGFDSLDRRLYEYLQARDINSTPKYTGHMVDDY; this is encoded by the coding sequence ATGAGACTATTCCTGGCAGGGCCGTTTTTCGACGACGAAGAGGTAGAGAGGCTGGATAAAGTGAAGGCCAGGCTGGAAGACCTGGGCTTCGAGGTATATAGTACATCTCACAGGAACCAGAGGATAGACCTGAGGAAGCCGGAAGAGAAAAGCCGGCGGTTCAGGCTCCTGTGCGAGGAGATCCGGAGGAGCGACGGAGTATTCGCCGTACTCGACGGCAGGGATGCCGGTACTATCTGGGAGATGGGATATGCTTTCTCGGCGGGGAAGCCAGTCATAGCCTTCGCCGAGGAGGAGGGCTTCTTTTCCCTGATGATCGACCAGTCAGCCACGTATCTGGTTGGCTTCGACAGCCTCGACCGCAGGCTTTACGAGTACCTGCAGGCCCGAGACATCAACTCCACCCCGAAGTACACCGGCCACATGGTCGACGATTACTGA
- a CDS encoding formylmethanofuran dehydrogenase subunit E family protein produces MHDMPGCKYTHMDREYSIEDLAAFHGHLGPYIVLGYRIGRYAREYFCDDAFQMHAVVGCSGTPPQSCLADGVQIGSGCTTGKRNLELRVSDSIACEFTSAEGKKMVIRPKPLKFPPRGEDYFHQIEQLAVDMYRMDDTELFEVSSQ; encoded by the coding sequence ATGCACGACATGCCAGGCTGTAAATATACGCACATGGACAGGGAGTACTCCATCGAAGATCTGGCCGCCTTCCACGGTCACCTCGGCCCGTACATCGTCCTCGGATACCGCATCGGCCGGTACGCTAGAGAGTATTTCTGCGACGACGCTTTCCAGATGCACGCCGTGGTCGGCTGCTCTGGCACTCCGCCTCAGTCGTGCCTCGCCGACGGCGTCCAGATCGGCAGCGGCTGCACCACTGGCAAGAGGAACCTCGAGCTGCGGGTCAGCGACTCGATCGCGTGCGAGTTTACATCCGCCGAAGGGAAGAAGATGGTGATCAGGCCGAAGCCTTTGAAGTTCCCTCCCCGGGGCGAGGACTACTTCCACCAGATCGAGCAGCTTGCCGTCGACATGTACCGCATGGACGACACAGAGCTGTTCGAAGTCAGCTCCCAGTAG
- a CDS encoding metal ABC transporter ATP-binding protein: MIELDGIYTAYEGGDRPVIRDLSLRIGKGEFVIIGGPNGAGKTTLLESINGMVRVTHGSARVCGIDVRRAGCEVRKRVGYVIQNFSFDPFTPFTVEQAVMMGRYGRLGMLRRPGKADFDAAERAIRLVGIEDLTHKPIGTLSGGQQQKTLIAQNLAKEPDVLLLDEPFSNLDFQAREFVSGILSGLVEKGTPVVIVSHAFDDLPDRDIRMIIMEDGQVKGDITCAPAEVKDVVRFSIGRSAVAVN, from the coding sequence ATGATCGAGCTGGACGGCATCTACACGGCTTACGAGGGCGGCGATCGGCCCGTCATCAGAGACCTCTCGCTGCGGATCGGCAAAGGCGAGTTCGTGATCATCGGCGGCCCCAACGGCGCGGGCAAGACCACGCTGCTCGAGTCGATCAACGGCATGGTCAGGGTTACCCATGGAAGTGCCAGGGTATGCGGGATCGACGTCCGCAGGGCGGGCTGCGAAGTGAGGAAACGAGTCGGGTACGTCATCCAGAACTTTTCCTTCGATCCGTTCACTCCCTTCACAGTGGAGCAGGCCGTCATGATGGGCCGGTACGGCAGGCTGGGCATGTTGCGTCGCCCGGGAAAGGCAGACTTTGACGCCGCCGAGCGTGCCATCCGGCTCGTGGGCATCGAAGACCTGACGCACAAGCCGATCGGAACCTTGAGCGGCGGCCAGCAGCAGAAGACGCTGATCGCCCAGAACCTGGCCAAAGAGCCGGACGTCCTACTGCTGGACGAGCCTTTCAGCAACCTCGACTTTCAGGCGAGGGAGTTCGTTTCCGGCATCCTGAGCGGCCTGGTGGAGAAAGGCACGCCGGTAGTGATTGTCTCTCACGCGTTCGACGACCTGCCGGACCGGGACATCCGTATGATCATCATGGAGGACGGCCAGGTCAAGGGCGACATTACCTGCGCCCCCGCCGAAGTGAAGGACGTGGTCCGTTTCTCGATCGGCCGCTCAGCCGTGGCGGTGAACTGA
- the mgtE gene encoding magnesium transporter, which translates to MPDSTFEELFENKRWGELRDYLNSLDRVELSDLFRDIDPRQMVPAFRLLPKDKALQLFELMDVEDQARLIDMMGDPETIKLVESLDPDDRARLFEELPAIVTKKLLRALSPEARESVNLILGYPEGTAGRIMSSRYLSAKASRTAGYVLSTLHATPLRPDEMQVIFVTDDQRVYKGYVTLGSLIKAKPDMLMGDLARDPEAFVYTSETRAEAARIVVDYDLPAIAVVDSEKRLVGTVTFDDVLDVIEEETTEDFQKLGSVGVIKTSLKDASTWLLYQKRVPWLLILVIMNVFTGAAIAMYEGSISAAVVLVFFMPLIVASAGNAGAQSATLVVRALATGDVIVKDWLALLVKETMVALLIGMTLAIVVSLLGLYRGGPDLAVVIGLSMIAVVVIGSLIGMSLPFLLTRFHLDPASSSVPLVTSIADVIGVFVYLSFATWYLKL; encoded by the coding sequence ATGCCCGACTCTACCTTCGAAGAGCTGTTTGAAAACAAACGATGGGGAGAGCTGCGGGACTACCTGAACAGCCTCGACAGAGTAGAGCTGAGCGACCTGTTCCGGGACATAGACCCCCGCCAGATGGTGCCTGCCTTCAGGCTTCTCCCCAAAGATAAGGCACTGCAGCTCTTCGAGCTGATGGACGTGGAGGACCAGGCCCGGCTCATCGACATGATGGGCGACCCCGAGACGATCAAGCTGGTGGAGAGCCTGGACCCTGATGATCGGGCCCGCCTGTTCGAGGAACTGCCCGCCATCGTCACCAAGAAGCTCCTGCGGGCGCTCAGCCCTGAGGCGAGGGAGTCGGTCAACCTGATCCTGGGCTACCCCGAGGGCACCGCCGGCAGGATCATGTCCTCGAGATACCTGTCAGCAAAAGCGAGCAGGACCGCCGGATATGTGCTATCCACCCTCCACGCCACGCCCCTCCGGCCCGACGAGATGCAGGTGATCTTCGTCACCGACGACCAGCGCGTCTACAAGGGCTACGTGACTCTGGGCAGCCTGATCAAAGCAAAGCCCGACATGCTCATGGGAGACCTCGCGAGAGACCCGGAAGCCTTCGTGTACACCTCGGAAACCAGGGCCGAGGCGGCCAGGATCGTAGTTGACTACGACCTTCCTGCGATCGCGGTGGTGGACAGCGAAAAGAGGCTGGTGGGGACGGTGACCTTCGACGACGTCCTCGACGTCATAGAGGAAGAGACCACCGAGGACTTCCAGAAGCTGGGTTCCGTCGGCGTCATCAAGACGAGCCTGAAAGACGCGAGCACCTGGCTCCTCTACCAGAAGCGGGTGCCCTGGCTGCTCATCCTCGTCATCATGAACGTCTTCACCGGCGCGGCCATCGCCATGTACGAGGGGAGTATCTCCGCAGCAGTAGTCCTCGTCTTCTTCATGCCCCTGATCGTCGCCAGCGCCGGCAACGCCGGAGCACAGTCCGCCACACTGGTCGTACGTGCCCTCGCTACGGGAGACGTGATAGTGAAGGACTGGCTGGCACTGCTGGTCAAAGAGACCATGGTGGCGCTACTGATCGGCATGACCCTCGCCATCGTCGTCTCCCTCCTCGGCCTGTACCGCGGCGGCCCCGACCTCGCCGTCGTCATCGGCCTCAGCATGATAGCCGTCGTCGTCATCGGCTCCCTCATCGGCATGTCCCTGCCCTTCCTCCTGACCCGCTTCCACCTCGACCCCGCATCGTCAAGCGTGCCACTCGTCACCTCCATCGCGGACGTCATCGGGGTGTTTGTGTACCTGAGTTTCGCTACGTGGTATTTGAAGCTGTGA
- a CDS encoding desulfoferrodoxin family protein → MGWKWILLPCLALVLLLAASGIASADRAEVDVDAPDTARPGETVQVKLNVHHEDSAPGHYVDSVKLYDGDRLLKEWTYDNSNFERAEEWSVTYTGSFDRDVNLRAVVNCNLHGGEPDTEVIIVR, encoded by the coding sequence ATGGGATGGAAATGGATTTTACTGCCATGCCTGGCACTTGTACTCTTGCTGGCAGCCTCGGGCATAGCCAGCGCTGACAGGGCTGAAGTAGACGTGGACGCTCCGGATACGGCGAGGCCCGGGGAGACCGTTCAGGTAAAGCTGAATGTGCATCACGAGGACTCGGCGCCGGGGCATTACGTGGACAGCGTGAAGCTTTACGACGGTGACAGGCTGCTGAAAGAGTGGACTTATGACAATAGTAACTTTGAAAGGGCTGAAGAGTGGTCGGTCACATATACGGGCAGCTTCGACAGGGACGTGAATCTCCGGGCGGTAGTGAACTGTAACCTCCACGGGGGAGAACCGGATACTGAAGTTATTATAGTGCGGTGA
- a CDS encoding ATP-binding protein, translating into MKIAICGKGGSGKSTITALLAKSMARRGRRVLVVDMDESNLGLPLYLGMKGHDSLLAQLGGKAEYGKRAQGARLSGKSIFDSKWKFEDIPADMAGEKDGIRLLSVGKIQKFGEGCACPIGTLSRQFFDNLIMDEKDVDDIRDVVIMDTAAGVEHFGRSVEKGFDYVIAVVEPAYESVVLAKQIRDMASGHVSRTLFVVNKADAETRETIIQALGSEDVAAVLPADKSLLKASVTGSELTMAVKEIDDLADMLERDHYQSK; encoded by the coding sequence ATGAAGATCGCCATATGCGGAAAGGGCGGCAGCGGCAAGAGCACGATCACGGCGCTGCTGGCGAAGAGCATGGCCCGGCGGGGCCGGAGAGTGCTGGTAGTGGATATGGACGAGTCCAACCTCGGGCTTCCCTTATACCTCGGCATGAAAGGGCACGACAGCCTCCTGGCACAGCTCGGCGGTAAAGCGGAGTACGGCAAACGAGCCCAGGGCGCCCGGCTATCGGGAAAGAGCATCTTCGACTCGAAGTGGAAGTTCGAGGACATCCCGGCTGACATGGCGGGGGAGAAAGACGGTATCAGGCTCCTCTCCGTGGGCAAGATCCAGAAGTTCGGGGAAGGCTGCGCCTGTCCGATCGGCACTCTTTCCAGGCAGTTCTTCGACAACCTGATCATGGACGAGAAGGACGTCGACGACATCAGAGATGTCGTCATTATGGATACGGCCGCCGGCGTAGAGCATTTCGGGCGGTCGGTCGAGAAAGGCTTCGACTACGTCATCGCCGTGGTGGAGCCCGCTTACGAGTCGGTGGTGCTGGCAAAGCAGATCCGGGACATGGCCTCGGGCCACGTCAGCCGGACTCTATTTGTAGTGAACAAGGCTGACGCCGAGACCAGAGAAACGATCATCCAGGCCCTGGGCAGCGAGGACGTGGCAGCCGTATTGCCTGCGGACAAGAGCCTGCTGAAGGCCTCGGTCACGGGCAGCGAGCTTACCATGGCCGTAAAAGAGATCGATGATCTGGCGGATATGCTCGAAAGAGATCACTACCAGAGCAAGTAA
- a CDS encoding metal ABC transporter permease, which yields MLEFLIPNNIVCHAVEAMIFASISCSILGVIIARMNISSVGFTMSHAAFAGAAIGLFLGMDSILTAVIFSLGVAALIGPVSERAKMSADTTLGVLFAMSMAVAVFFISYMQYSGKGISAGGLLFGDLISLYREEIYLLGLVSLLTVLFIVVFYKEILSLMFHMKIAEASGIRTKLVYYALLFIIAVSVALSINIVGGLIIYVWLVVPAAIAYQFCFNVRGMFIVAPLVALAVSIPGVFAGFEYNLPIGPLIGMAFTFVFALSVILSTKRRITCNKN from the coding sequence GTGCTCGAGTTTCTCATCCCCAACAACATCGTCTGCCACGCGGTAGAGGCGATGATCTTCGCGTCGATCTCCTGTAGCATCCTGGGGGTCATCATCGCGAGGATGAACATCTCCTCCGTGGGCTTCACCATGTCCCACGCCGCCTTCGCGGGAGCGGCGATCGGCCTGTTTCTGGGCATGGACTCGATCCTGACCGCAGTCATTTTCAGCCTGGGCGTCGCTGCCCTGATCGGGCCGGTCAGTGAGAGGGCGAAGATGTCGGCCGACACCACGCTGGGCGTCCTCTTCGCGATGTCAATGGCGGTCGCTGTTTTCTTTATCTCGTACATGCAGTACTCCGGCAAAGGCATCTCGGCCGGAGGGCTCCTGTTCGGCGATCTGATCTCCCTCTACCGGGAAGAGATCTATCTGCTGGGGCTGGTCTCCCTGCTAACCGTGCTGTTCATCGTGGTCTTCTACAAGGAAATCCTGTCACTGATGTTCCACATGAAGATCGCAGAGGCTTCCGGCATCCGCACGAAGCTGGTCTACTACGCCCTCCTCTTCATCATCGCCGTCTCCGTCGCGCTGAGCATCAACATCGTAGGCGGCCTGATCATCTACGTCTGGCTCGTGGTACCGGCCGCGATCGCCTACCAGTTCTGCTTCAACGTCCGGGGCATGTTCATCGTGGCCCCGCTGGTGGCACTGGCGGTTAGCATACCCGGAGTGTTCGCGGGGTTTGAGTACAACCTGCCGATCGGGCCCCTCATTGGGATGGCCTTCACTTTCGTATTTGCGCTGTCTGTAATACTATCTACAAAAAGACGGATAACCTGTAATAAGAATTAA